One Burkholderia cepacia genomic window carries:
- a CDS encoding DUF3304 domain-containing protein — protein MLKRLVILLFAALTLAGCDAFSSEPTYRGVSVMGLNYTPFNLSRFTIRDKYGNRASGGGDLPPSAGAGSLSCCYKLKGTSFTVDWEVYDADEAIKDLYAPIKKIHKRTEVKFPPTKVAGGAGEVVLAVHFYPDDHIEFEFRNDMSGTRIAYTKVDHWFQTKYGKVTTPDDEDMAVEFRRTARVASQGWLKYRLTDTTDLEQYVYFTRLVNPKFDEHPAVQRILQETKGKPGAFGAAMQSLPDAVVREIKGNRFDRISNEGQHG, from the coding sequence ATGCTTAAACGGCTTGTCATCTTGCTGTTCGCCGCGCTGACGCTGGCTGGTTGCGATGCGTTTTCATCCGAGCCGACGTACCGTGGCGTCAGCGTCATGGGGCTCAACTACACACCGTTCAACCTGAGCAGGTTCACCATCCGCGACAAATATGGCAATAGGGCAAGTGGCGGAGGTGATCTACCGCCGAGCGCGGGTGCGGGCAGCCTAAGTTGTTGCTACAAGCTGAAAGGGACGAGTTTTACGGTCGACTGGGAGGTGTATGACGCGGATGAGGCTATCAAGGATCTATACGCCCCCATCAAGAAGATCCACAAGAGGACTGAGGTCAAGTTTCCCCCGACCAAGGTCGCTGGCGGAGCCGGGGAAGTCGTGCTTGCTGTGCACTTCTATCCTGACGATCACATCGAGTTCGAGTTTCGAAACGACATGAGCGGAACGAGGATTGCTTACACGAAAGTGGACCACTGGTTTCAAACCAAATATGGAAAGGTGACCACCCCGGATGATGAAGACATGGCTGTCGAGTTTAGACGTACGGCCCGCGTTGCGTCGCAAGGCTGGTTGAAGTACCGCCTGACTGATACGACAGATCTTGAGCAGTACGTGTACTTCACGCGGCTCGTCAATCCGAAGTTTGATGAGCATCCGGCCGTTCAGCGGATCTTGCAGGAGACGAAGGGCAAACCTGGTGCGTTCGGCGCTGCGATGCAGAGCTTGCCGGACGCCGTTGTCCGGGAAATCAAGGGCAATCGCTTTGATCGCATATCGAATGAGGGACAGCATGGTTGA
- a CDS encoding DUF3304 domain-containing protein, producing the protein MLKRLVILLFAALTLAGCDAFSSEPTYRGVSVMGLNYTPFNLSRFTIRDKYGNRASGGGDLPPSAGAGRLSCCYKLKGTEFTVDWEVYDADEAIKDLYAPIKKIHKRTEVKFPPTKVAGRVGEVVLAVHFYPDDHIEFEFRNDMSGTRIAYTKVDHWFQTKYGKVATPDDEDMAVEFRRTARVASQGWLKYRLTDTTDLEQYVYFTRLVNPKFDEHPAVQRILQETKGKPGAFGAAMQSLPGAVVQEIKSNRFEHATMEGRHD; encoded by the coding sequence ATGCTTAAACGGCTTGTCATCTTGCTGTTCGCCGCGCTGACGCTGGCCGGTTGCGATGCGTTTTCATCCGAGCCGACGTACCGTGGCGTCAGCGTCATGGGGCTCAATTACACGCCGTTCAACCTGAGCAGGTTCACTATCCGCGACAAATATGGCAATAGGGCAAGTGGTGGAGGTGATCTGCCGCCGAGCGCGGGTGCGGGCCGGTTGAGTTGTTGCTACAAGTTAAAAGGGACGGAATTTACGGTTGACTGGGAGGTGTATGACGCGGATGAGGCTATCAAGGATCTATACGCCCCCATCAAGAAGATCCACAAGAGGACTGAGGTCAAGTTTCCACCGACCAAGGTCGCTGGCAGAGTCGGGGAAGTCGTGCTTGCCGTGCACTTCTATCCCGACGATCACATCGAGTTCGAGTTCCGAAACGACATGAGCGGAACGAGGATCGCTTACACGAAAGTGGACCACTGGTTTCAAACCAAATATGGAAAGGTGGCCACGCCGGATGATGAAGACATGGCTGTCGAGTTTAGACGTACGGCCCGCGTTGCGTCGCAGGGTTGGTTGAAGTACCGCCTGACTGATACGACAGATCTTGAGCAGTACGTGTACTTCACGCGGCTCGTCAATCCGAAGTTTGATGAGCATCCGGCCGTTCAGCGGATCTTGCAGGAGACGAAGGGCAAACCTGGCGCGTTCGGCGCTGCGATGCAGAGTCTTCCTGGCGCTGTCGTTCAGGAAATCAAAAGTAATCGTTTCGAGCATGCCACGATGGAAGGTCGCCATGACTGA
- a CDS encoding DUF2235 domain-containing protein has protein sequence MTDKNRLDSADQTPLEVRAAIGESRKAYPSDSCIPCGAVVHMGFFFDGFGRHRDYDDPETSRYSNICRLWEAHRDNEDRRREWMVNQFWYPFYYSGLGTELNKEATDGLIVSAMFKLGNEGVKAAGATAASVGKNVTGLNRLPINPERAITDAVKKGFAEFSFRPVVQSFHDLVDSVKSAPRNIGRVLRLQRDNRWLRRGRAATRAMLYDAKKNVLSIGWTAAKSVFLNVVVDSVPWFRDNRAIALVLGTGVNDRLTAAMNQFEKAIEDVKLKMPKIQRIQVSIFGADRGCVLARALANELTQKFKHPSDTKLAFVDPKDPNHTAVPIEIKFLGLLDAVSSLMEENKVLGMVPVLGMLKQNYGDRNLSVPASVQRCVHFAAAHELRFYQRLDSLENTRGLQYLYPGTSEDITGGAPPGTLGARAELQRVVLRDMLNEAVSHGVVVDAMEDLAEWKPEVFQKFTLANPISDGNATYKIWELIGAYRQIVPYVARLNFVEHMQVFLRWIAVRYQSPAFRATVTSHFDGLAARHRELLKERSDAEAAYLALRNQRPPVDAVTLGKAYARWQDALMPEMVAGRDAGVEKARPFVGVWERIKEESEELMRREARQSAMRKSAENMRKVAQDGSLPWDAAPELSATMIEAMMMTPEQEALLQAWKMGVSGKHPLPPKVMALFDLLVHDTMLTSWHDHVLSSNLYFQTRAIDTFGRSDYVGEEEKRKRDEKHGERVKQMSDAMAPGNRLPARF, from the coding sequence ATGACTGACAAAAATCGCCTTGACTCGGCGGATCAAACTCCGCTCGAAGTTCGTGCTGCGATTGGAGAGAGTCGGAAAGCGTATCCAAGTGACTCATGCATTCCCTGTGGCGCTGTTGTACACATGGGCTTCTTCTTCGACGGGTTTGGCAGGCATCGCGACTACGACGACCCTGAAACGTCCAGATACTCGAATATTTGTCGCCTGTGGGAAGCTCATCGAGATAACGAAGATCGGCGCCGAGAGTGGATGGTGAATCAGTTTTGGTACCCATTCTATTACTCCGGTCTCGGCACTGAGCTGAACAAGGAAGCCACGGACGGCTTGATCGTCTCTGCGATGTTTAAACTTGGAAACGAAGGCGTCAAGGCAGCAGGAGCGACTGCGGCTAGCGTCGGCAAGAACGTCACCGGACTGAACCGGCTCCCCATCAACCCGGAACGTGCCATCACGGATGCGGTCAAGAAGGGATTTGCGGAATTTTCGTTCCGCCCGGTCGTGCAGTCCTTCCACGATCTGGTCGATTCGGTCAAATCCGCGCCGCGCAATATCGGTCGAGTGTTGCGCCTGCAGCGCGACAATCGCTGGCTTCGGCGTGGTCGCGCGGCGACTCGCGCGATGCTCTACGACGCGAAGAAGAACGTACTGTCGATCGGCTGGACTGCCGCCAAGTCGGTGTTCCTGAATGTCGTCGTCGATTCGGTGCCTTGGTTCCGGGACAATCGTGCGATCGCGCTTGTATTGGGCACGGGTGTCAACGATCGATTGACGGCCGCGATGAACCAGTTTGAAAAGGCGATCGAAGACGTCAAGCTGAAAATGCCGAAGATCCAGCGGATTCAGGTATCCATCTTCGGCGCGGATCGCGGCTGCGTTCTCGCTCGGGCGCTGGCGAACGAACTGACTCAAAAATTCAAGCACCCGAGTGACACGAAGCTGGCCTTTGTTGACCCGAAGGACCCCAATCACACGGCTGTTCCGATCGAGATCAAGTTCCTTGGGTTGCTCGATGCCGTTTCTTCGTTGATGGAAGAAAACAAGGTACTGGGTATGGTGCCTGTTCTCGGCATGCTCAAGCAAAACTATGGAGATCGCAATCTATCGGTACCGGCTTCGGTGCAGCGGTGCGTGCATTTTGCTGCGGCTCATGAACTGCGGTTCTACCAGCGGCTGGACAGTCTTGAAAACACGCGGGGCCTTCAGTACCTGTATCCCGGAACGAGTGAAGACATTACCGGAGGGGCACCGCCCGGAACGCTTGGAGCACGTGCGGAACTGCAACGCGTCGTTCTGCGCGACATGCTCAACGAGGCGGTCTCGCATGGTGTCGTGGTCGATGCGATGGAGGATTTGGCGGAATGGAAGCCCGAGGTGTTCCAGAAATTCACGCTTGCAAACCCCATCTCCGACGGCAACGCAACTTACAAAATCTGGGAACTGATCGGCGCATACCGCCAGATCGTTCCCTACGTCGCGCGCCTGAATTTCGTCGAGCACATGCAGGTATTCCTGCGCTGGATTGCGGTTCGCTATCAATCTCCTGCGTTCCGCGCAACGGTGACGAGTCACTTCGACGGGCTCGCCGCCCGGCACCGTGAGCTTCTGAAGGAGCGCAGCGACGCCGAGGCGGCCTATCTTGCACTGCGCAACCAGCGGCCGCCGGTGGATGCCGTGACGCTTGGCAAGGCCTATGCGCGCTGGCAGGACGCGCTCATGCCCGAGATGGTCGCCGGCCGAGACGCAGGTGTCGAGAAAGCGCGTCCATTCGTAGGTGTTTGGGAGCGCATCAAGGAAGAATCCGAAGAACTGATGCGACGCGAAGCCAGGCAATCCGCGATGCGGAAATCGGCGGAAAACATGCGCAAGGTGGCTCAAGACGGTTCATTGCCTTGGGACGCCGCCCCGGAACTCAGCGCCACGATGATCGAAGCCATGATGATGACGCCCGAGCAGGAGGCGCTGCTGCAGGCATGGAAGATGGGCGTGAGCGGCAAGCACCCGTTGCCGCCCAAGGTCATGGCGCTATTCGACCTGCTGGTTCACGACACGATGCTGACGAGCTGGCACGACCACGTGCTGTCGTCGAACCTGTATTTCCAGACGCGCGCCATCGACACGTTCGGACGCAGCGATTACGTCGGCGAGGAGGAGAAGCGCAAGCGCGACGAAAAGCACGGAGAGCGTGTCAAGCAGATGAGCGACGCGATGGCGCCCGGCAACCGATTGCCGGCGCGCTTCTAA
- a CDS encoding PAAR domain-containing protein, whose translation MAGIIRVGDSHTGGGTVTAGSATRFFMNRPVARVHDPVTCPRHGDNRIATATSGAFDDGREVAQHDDLCECGCRLISSLPNSGRR comes from the coding sequence ATGGCAGGCATCATTCGGGTTGGAGATAGCCATACCGGTGGCGGCACCGTAACGGCCGGCTCGGCCACGCGATTTTTCATGAACCGTCCAGTGGCTCGCGTGCACGATCCTGTGACTTGTCCTCGACACGGCGACAACCGTATCGCCACCGCGACCTCGGGGGCGTTCGATGACGGCCGCGAAGTCGCCCAGCACGATGACTTGTGCGAGTGCGGTTGCCGGCTGATTTCTTCGCTTCCGAACAGCGGGCGCCGCTAA
- a CDS encoding ImcF-related family protein, translated as MNRKFKIDLLGSILVVALPGMLIWTQPQWVGLSASERGPAIAALCVVFVILLLVFSYSDSSRAAVAWRAVQQWLRDRGHSAFSASSGKQVGDARDRAEKLERALIERNGWLWRYRERWVLIAGDEPLVRRLAPGIVETGYAITGDVVLLSARQMSDALDTEWLDQIRRLRRGRPIDAIVAVTRNRRTAGGSFDADELAQRLARHARALRWAAPAYLLNVTDFGGESPDADEAIGFTWSTAPVNADDIDKSLQALSGNLAEAGVVRLASNAHDRYPAELSQHIANLRGALSDLVLQTTHSRVWRHAVHGLLFAPLFKARELAPPSSGETSDDEPPLAPLHRTIWQTVAEHSRKVDGRRVGFSLSNTAAWATTALIGCWMAGTMLSGFVNRETIESAAHTVATLSAVQNRTQAMQALDGLGRQIDTLEVHRRDGAPLTSRFGLNRDGALLDALWPSYTLAVNRILVTPIREKLEQRLHQLASLSDAEIASGGNTQVQAAYDTLKAYMMLAKPERAMAAFLTPELVATAAPARPTDSSLSPGAWDDLRRRTIAFFANHLGQSKLPAITPDLGLVASTRQTVIGVRGIQNSTDAVYQQILDDATPKYPPVSLATLLGDTTSRGLFNTTATVPGVFTRAAWDERISKAIDDASGQHDTAGDWVLSDAKTGKQAPPTLKAELRQRYFDDYARAWAQFLNSLRWQQAPTLSATADQLTLLGDAQRSPLVALMNAIIYQAGAGANAQSLSDTLISKAQQLVGADEKDPSKQVQPQFAPLAAAFGPILRLTGSDLVSVTPAAGKAAVQLAATGDLSLARYLERVTAMRLKASQIVSHADPDAMARLAAQTVLQGKTSDIADSRDYASRLAASLGEQWSGFGELFRAPFDQAWQVVVRPAASSLNEIWSTAIAADWNKTFGGRYPFADSDNDASLPEMARFMRPDNGVITQFVATQLAGVVERQGDRWVVAQGANHGALTIDPAFLSGLNKLTRIATVLFPAGDARVRYELQAVQTPGVTDMKFVLSGRELHYFNQKQEWVPFEWPGQSLENLSHIEWQTEQGGLRTALDSQGRFGLIRLLERAKVSQQDNARYLLTWTPDTSQGIPLKVQLRSEAGAGPLDVLQLRNFSLPKRVFVTGAATGGPNLSAINPPPLPPSAIAAARHAAVPLPPGLH; from the coding sequence ATGAACCGGAAATTCAAAATCGACCTTCTCGGATCCATTCTCGTTGTCGCTCTACCCGGGATGCTCATCTGGACGCAGCCTCAATGGGTTGGCCTGTCTGCATCGGAGCGTGGACCGGCTATAGCCGCGCTGTGCGTGGTATTCGTGATTCTGCTGCTCGTCTTCAGCTACAGTGATTCGTCGCGAGCGGCCGTTGCGTGGCGCGCGGTTCAACAATGGCTGCGTGACCGCGGCCACAGCGCATTTTCCGCTTCGAGCGGCAAACAAGTTGGCGACGCGCGGGACCGAGCGGAGAAGCTCGAGCGCGCATTGATCGAGCGCAATGGCTGGTTGTGGCGCTATCGCGAGCGCTGGGTGTTGATCGCCGGCGACGAGCCTCTCGTCAGGCGACTGGCGCCAGGCATCGTCGAAACCGGTTATGCGATCACCGGTGACGTGGTTTTGCTGTCTGCAAGGCAAATGTCCGACGCGCTCGATACCGAGTGGCTTGATCAGATTCGCCGCCTGCGTCGCGGTCGCCCGATCGACGCGATCGTAGCCGTGACGCGCAACCGCCGCACTGCAGGCGGGTCGTTCGACGCCGACGAACTTGCTCAGCGGCTCGCCCGCCACGCGCGCGCGCTGCGCTGGGCCGCGCCCGCCTATCTGCTCAACGTCACGGATTTCGGGGGCGAATCACCGGATGCGGACGAAGCGATCGGTTTCACGTGGTCGACCGCGCCGGTGAACGCAGACGACATCGACAAGTCGCTGCAAGCGCTTTCCGGAAACCTTGCCGAAGCAGGCGTCGTGCGCCTCGCCAGCAATGCGCATGACCGCTATCCCGCTGAACTGTCGCAGCACATTGCGAATCTCCGCGGCGCGCTTTCGGATCTCGTGCTGCAAACCACCCACTCTCGCGTTTGGCGGCACGCAGTCCACGGCCTCCTGTTTGCTCCGTTGTTCAAGGCGCGGGAGCTGGCGCCTCCGTCGTCCGGCGAGACGAGCGACGACGAACCGCCTCTCGCGCCTCTGCACCGAACGATCTGGCAAACCGTCGCCGAGCACAGCCGCAAGGTTGACGGTCGCCGCGTCGGCTTCTCACTGTCGAACACGGCCGCCTGGGCAACCACCGCCCTGATCGGCTGCTGGATGGCCGGCACGATGCTGTCCGGATTCGTGAACCGCGAAACGATCGAAAGCGCGGCCCACACGGTCGCGACACTGTCCGCCGTGCAGAACCGCACGCAAGCGATGCAAGCGCTCGACGGCCTCGGACGGCAGATCGATACGCTGGAAGTCCACCGGCGCGACGGTGCCCCCTTGACGTCACGTTTCGGCCTGAACCGCGACGGTGCGCTGCTCGACGCGCTATGGCCGAGCTACACACTGGCCGTGAACCGCATCCTCGTTACGCCAATCCGCGAGAAGCTCGAACAACGGCTGCATCAACTCGCGTCATTGTCGGACGCCGAGATCGCCAGCGGCGGCAATACCCAGGTACAGGCCGCCTACGACACGCTCAAGGCCTACATGATGCTGGCGAAGCCCGAGCGCGCCATGGCCGCCTTCCTGACGCCGGAGCTCGTGGCGACGGCCGCGCCCGCACGTCCGACCGACTCGTCATTGTCGCCGGGCGCTTGGGATGACCTCCGCCGGCGGACGATCGCATTCTTCGCCAATCACCTGGGCCAAAGCAAGTTGCCCGCCATTACTCCGGATCTCGGACTCGTCGCTTCAACGCGCCAGACGGTCATCGGTGTACGTGGCATTCAGAACTCGACCGACGCGGTTTACCAGCAAATCCTCGACGACGCGACGCCGAAGTATCCGCCAGTGTCGCTCGCCACGCTACTAGGCGATACGACCAGCCGGGGGCTGTTCAATACGACAGCGACCGTTCCCGGCGTGTTTACGCGCGCGGCGTGGGATGAGCGGATTTCGAAGGCGATCGACGACGCGAGCGGGCAGCACGACACGGCAGGCGATTGGGTGCTCTCGGACGCGAAAACCGGCAAGCAGGCTCCGCCGACGCTGAAAGCCGAACTCCGCCAGCGCTACTTCGACGATTACGCACGCGCCTGGGCGCAGTTCCTCAATAGCCTGCGCTGGCAACAGGCGCCGACGCTGTCCGCGACGGCCGATCAGTTGACGCTGCTGGGCGACGCGCAACGCTCGCCGCTCGTCGCGTTGATGAACGCGATCATTTACCAGGCCGGAGCGGGCGCGAACGCGCAATCTTTGTCGGACACCCTGATCAGCAAGGCTCAACAACTCGTCGGCGCCGACGAGAAAGATCCGTCGAAGCAGGTCCAACCTCAGTTCGCGCCGCTGGCAGCGGCATTCGGGCCGATCCTGCGCTTGACCGGCAGCGATCTGGTTTCAGTCACGCCCGCCGCCGGCAAGGCGGCCGTACAGTTGGCCGCAACGGGCGACCTGAGTCTCGCCCGCTACCTCGAGAGGGTCACGGCGATGCGTCTCAAGGCGTCGCAGATCGTCTCGCACGCTGATCCGGACGCGATGGCGCGGCTGGCCGCACAGACAGTTCTGCAGGGCAAGACGTCCGACATTGCCGACAGCCGTGACTATGCGAGCCGCCTGGCCGCGAGCCTCGGCGAGCAATGGTCGGGTTTCGGCGAGCTGTTTCGCGCACCGTTCGATCAGGCCTGGCAGGTTGTCGTGCGACCGGCTGCGTCGAGCCTGAACGAAATCTGGAGCACCGCAATCGCGGCCGACTGGAACAAGACGTTCGGCGGCCGCTATCCGTTTGCGGACTCCGACAACGACGCATCGCTGCCCGAAATGGCGCGCTTCATGCGGCCGGACAATGGCGTGATCACGCAATTCGTGGCGACCCAGCTCGCCGGTGTCGTCGAACGGCAAGGCGACCGCTGGGTCGTCGCGCAGGGCGCGAACCATGGCGCGCTGACGATCGATCCGGCGTTCCTGTCCGGACTGAACAAGCTCACGCGCATCGCAACCGTGCTGTTCCCGGCCGGCGACGCACGCGTGCGTTACGAGTTGCAGGCCGTGCAGACGCCGGGCGTCACCGACATGAAGTTCGTGCTGTCCGGACGCGAACTGCACTATTTCAACCAGAAGCAGGAGTGGGTGCCGTTCGAGTGGCCAGGCCAGTCGCTCGAAAACCTGTCGCATATCGAATGGCAGACCGAGCAGGGCGGCTTGCGCACGGCACTCGATTCACAGGGCCGGTTCGGCCTGATCCGGCTGCTGGAGCGTGCGAAGGTGTCGCAGCAGGATAACGCGCGCTATCTGCTGACCTGGACGCCGGACACGAGTCAGGGGATTCCGCTCAAGGTGCAATTACGCAGCGAAGCGGGCGCCGGGCCCCTCGACGTGCTCCAGTTGCGCAATTTTTCATTGCCGAAGCGGGTATTCGTGACGGGGGCGGCAACGGGCGGTCCCAATCTCTCGGCCATCAATCCGCCGCCGCTGCCGCCGTCGGCGATCGCGGCTGCACGACATGCCGCGGTGCCGTTACCGCCGGGCCTTCATTGA
- the tssA gene encoding type VI secretion system protein TssA, with translation MTLANFVKTLVGGNRDDSLKKARLDAWDAWLQPLAGDSGVGRDPGYEDAFFELRDETQKLSGIDDGLIVRSCEQLIKETGKDLRLAGYYAFARLRQDGPAGFADALELAAALVDRFGAAVLPARAEAKKGALEMLATTRMLDLLDSRGAFAPADLERALAALDVLSADMATWPEAARPNLQPLVARFARNDESARNTTHEPVTSLTATSHASSDAIASTRDLLDQARRMAIWLRDQESGYLPSVRLVRSVRWDTLHEVPPADVAARTRLVPPRSELRQQMKRLVLQKQWHELLERVEGAFMEGVNHLWFDLQYFQHVALDHVGAPYSTWRALLRADFALFLERLPGIERLAFNDGTPFADDTTLEWIARHAVVRDLEAGETVAPLPVSADSEGDAAGDWPEIEAQARELAAREGVEAAFAWLEALPGMRTDRHRYLQRLVMARLADHSGRPDTALALLAELDASSRSLPLMRWEPALVFEVKQQLVRALKATSNRKDADKPALARRIVELQAELTVLDPARALTLS, from the coding sequence ATGACGCTTGCCAATTTTGTCAAAACACTCGTCGGCGGGAATCGCGACGATTCCCTCAAAAAAGCGCGGCTCGACGCGTGGGATGCGTGGCTGCAACCACTCGCGGGCGACTCCGGCGTCGGTCGCGACCCCGGCTACGAGGACGCGTTCTTCGAACTGCGGGATGAAACGCAAAAGCTCTCCGGCATTGACGACGGGCTGATCGTCCGCTCTTGCGAGCAACTGATCAAGGAAACCGGAAAGGACCTGCGACTGGCCGGCTACTACGCGTTCGCCCGGCTGAGGCAGGATGGGCCGGCCGGCTTCGCGGACGCACTCGAATTGGCAGCCGCGCTCGTCGACCGATTCGGTGCGGCAGTGCTGCCCGCGCGCGCCGAGGCGAAGAAGGGCGCGCTCGAGATGCTGGCGACGACGCGCATGCTCGATCTGCTCGACAGCCGCGGCGCGTTCGCGCCGGCCGATCTCGAGCGGGCGCTCGCCGCGCTCGATGTGTTGTCGGCCGACATGGCTACCTGGCCCGAAGCCGCGCGCCCGAACCTCCAGCCACTCGTTGCCCGGTTCGCGCGCAACGATGAATCTGCACGGAACACGACCCATGAGCCGGTGACGTCGTTGACTGCGACGTCTCACGCTTCGTCGGACGCAATCGCGTCGACGCGCGACCTGCTGGATCAGGCGCGCAGGATGGCGATTTGGTTACGCGATCAGGAAAGCGGCTATCTGCCCTCGGTTCGACTCGTGCGCAGTGTCCGCTGGGACACGCTGCACGAGGTTCCGCCGGCGGATGTCGCGGCCCGGACGCGTCTCGTGCCGCCGCGGAGCGAGCTGCGCCAGCAGATGAAGCGGCTTGTGTTGCAGAAGCAGTGGCACGAGTTGCTCGAACGTGTCGAAGGCGCGTTCATGGAGGGCGTGAATCACCTTTGGTTCGACTTGCAGTACTTCCAGCACGTCGCGCTCGATCACGTCGGCGCGCCGTACAGCACTTGGCGTGCGTTGCTGCGGGCGGATTTCGCGCTGTTCCTCGAACGGTTGCCGGGCATCGAGCGGTTGGCGTTCAACGACGGCACGCCGTTCGCCGACGATACAACGCTCGAATGGATCGCGCGGCATGCCGTCGTGCGTGACCTCGAAGCGGGCGAGACCGTTGCGCCGCTGCCGGTGTCGGCCGATAGCGAGGGCGATGCCGCCGGCGACTGGCCGGAAATCGAGGCGCAGGCGCGCGAGCTGGCTGCGCGCGAAGGTGTCGAGGCTGCTTTCGCGTGGCTTGAAGCGCTTCCCGGCATGAGGACCGATCGCCATCGCTACCTGCAACGGCTCGTGATGGCGCGCCTCGCCGATCATTCCGGCCGGCCCGATACGGCGCTCGCGCTGCTTGCGGAACTCGACGCGTCGTCCCGATCGCTGCCGCTGATGCGCTGGGAGCCGGCGCTGGTCTTCGAGGTCAAGCAGCAGCTGGTCCGGGCGTTGAAGGCGACGAGCAACCGCAAGGACGCGGACAAGCCGGCGCTCGCACGCCGCATCGTTGAATTGCAGGCGGAACTGACCGTGCTCGATCCTGCCCGCGCGCTGACTCTTTCATAA